The DNA region TTCGAAGCGGTCGGCGATCACCAGGATGCCGTCGCCGCCGGCGCCCTGGGCGGGCTTGATCACGAAATCGTTACGCTCGCCGATGATCTCGTCGAGCTTGTCGATCTCCTTCTCGGTGGAAATGATCCCGTACATTTCCGGCACGTGGATGCCCGCCTCGATGGCGCGCATCTTGGTGATGATCTTGTCGTCGACGATCGGGTACAGGTGCCGTTTGTTGTACTTCAGCACGTAGTCCGCGTTGCGTCGGTTGATGCCCATGATCCCTTTGGCTTCAAGGGCTTTCCACGTCTTGATCAGGCCGAACATGGCTCAGTCCTTCAGGAAGGCTTTGAAGCGGAACAGCTCGGTCAGGCGGTAGCCGCGGTAGCGACCCATCGCCAGCATGAAGCCCACCATGATCAGCAGCACGGCCGGGAAGGTGAAGATGAAGTAGGTCAGCTCCGGCACGGTCATCAGCAGGTGCGCCAGGGTCGCGGCGAACAGCGTGCCGATGGCGACCTTGAAGGCGTGGCCACCGCCGCGCTCTTCCCAGGTGATGGACAGGCGTTCGATGGTCATGGTCAGGATCACCATCGGGAACAGCGCCACGGAGAGGCCGCGCTCCAGGCCCAGCTTGTGGCTGAGCAGGCTGATCACCGCGATGAGGATCACCACGAACGTCAGCACCACCGATAGCCTGGGCAACATCTGCAACTTCAGGTGTTCGAGGTAGGACCGCAGCGACAGGCCCAGGGCCGTGATGATGGTGAACAGGGCGATGCCGAAGCCCAGTTGCGTCTCGCGGAAGGCGAGGGCGATCAGCACCGGGGTGAAGGTACCCAGGGTCTGCAGGCCGCCGAGGTTGCGCAGGATGAGGATCACCAGCACGCCGATCGGGATCATGATCATGATCTGGTAGGTCTGCTGGGTCTGCAGCGGCAGGCCGTAGAGCGAGTACTCGAGGAAGTCGGCGTCGGTGTTCTCGTCGGTCAGCTTGGCCAGGCGGATGGCGTTCATCTCGCTGTTGTTCAGGCTGAAGGTCACCTGGGCCTTCTTGCCGCCGTCGACGGTGATCAGGTTGTCGTCACCGGTCCACCACACCAGGCGGTCGGCCGGCAGGCCCTGCTCGCCGGTCTCGGGGTTGAAGTACAGCCAGTTCTCGCCGTTGAAGCTGCGCAGCCAGAGCTCGGGGCTCTGCGGCTGGTCGGCGGCCAGGCGGATGGTGTGCACGCGCTCCATCGGTACGTGGGCGATGGACAGCAGCAGCTCGATGGCCTTGGCCTTGTTCTGCGTGCTCTGGTCGCCGGCGAGCAGCAACTTGACGTTGTCGTCGTTCAGGTTGTTGGTGCGCTTGATGGTTTCGCTGATGAAGGTCTCGACGTCGGCCGAGTGCTGGCGGATGGGCGCCAGCAGGGCTTCGGCGGCGATCTTCTCGGCCCCTTCGACCGGGATGCTGTCACGGAAGATCGGCCCCTTGTCCTTGGGCTTCTCGCCGCTGTAGCGCTTGGTCAGCACCAGGCGGTAGTAGAGGGTCTGGTTGCCGCTGGCGCGGCGGGCGGACCAGGTCACCTTGCGGTTGCCGTCCACGCGATTGATGCTCACGCCGTAGTTGTTGGAGATGAAGCTCTCGTTGAGGCTGACGTAGTCCCGGTTCAGCGGCGGCACGAACATCTGCACCTTGATCGGGTCGCGCGGGCTGGCCTGGAATTCGACCTTGGCGTCGATGTTCCAGAGGTCGTCGGTCTCATCCTCGGTGATCGGGATGCCCTGAATGAAGATCTGGTAGGCCGTTATCAGAATGCCCAGGCTCACCAGCAGGGTGATCAGGACTTTCAGATGCAGGGTAAGAGAGCGCATGTGAGTTACTCGGCAGAGTTTGCGTCAGTGGCACAGCCGGGTTGGCCGGCAGCGTATTTAAGGCTCGGGTCGACCAGTGCATCGAAGCGCTTGAGCGCCTCGGAACCGATCAGAAGCGGGTATTGGAAAGCGCTACGGTCGGTGAGGTTCACTTCGATCGTGCGCAGGGCGCTGCCCATGCAGACGTCGAGTTCGATCACCGGGCGTGCCGTGTAGGTCTTGTCTTCGTCCGGGTCGTAGTCGCCGGCACGGCGCTTGATCTTGCTGATGCGCGCCAGGGGCCGCTCGATGGGATGCGCGTGGGCATCGTCGATGGCCAGGTAGAAACGCACCCAGGTCTCGCCATCGCGCTTGAAGCGCTTGATGTCGCGGGCACTCAGGGAGGCTGTCTTGGCGCCGGTGTCGAGCTTGGCGGCGACCACCAGGTCGAGACCGGAGAGACGGGCGTATTCGTTCAGGCCATAGATGGTCTTGTCGGCGGCGAGGCTTAGGCCTGGCAGTGCTAGCAGGCATATGAGCAATGCGAAGGGCTTGAGAGTCATGGGTCCTTGGAGAGCGTTCGAGGTCCTGGTGCCCGATGCCTGGCCTGATGGCCTCGGCGCCTGGCGTACGAGTCTAGCAGCTAGCTGGTGGCGCCCCGCCAGGCGCTTGAGCGGCGCATTCTAACACGCAGGTTTTCCGGGGCGACAGACGCTTATGACGCTTTGTTAAGGCTGTGACCTGTTCAAATGAATTTTTTGCGATCTACGACGATTGTCGACAATGGCTGTGTTTTGGTTTGACTGAGCTCTGCCTTGGCGGTAGTTTGGCGGTGTTAATTTTCAATGTGTCGACAATCATGCTTGATGCCGCTGAAGTACCCGTCACCCAGGCCGAAGACTCGGAGACCCTGTCCGAGCATGTCTTCCGGCGCATCCAGGCGGCCATCGTCAAGGGCGAGATCGCGCCCGGCAGCAAGATTTCCGAGCCCGAGCTGGCGCGCGCCTACGGCATCAGCCGCGGCCCGCTGCGCGAGGCGATCCATCGCCTGGAGGGGCAGAAGCTGCTGGTGCGCGTGCCCCATGTCGGCGCCCGGGTGGTGTCCCTCAGCCACGCCGAGCTGATCGAGCTCTATGAAATCCGTGAATCCCTCGAAGGCATGGCCTGCCGCCTCGCGGCCGAGCGCATGACCCAGGCGGAGATCGACGAGCTGCGTGCGGTGCTGGAGACCCACGAGCGTGACGAGGCCTTCCAGGCCGGGCGTGGCTACTACCAGCAGGAAGGCGACTTCGATTTCCACTACCGGATCATCCAGGGCAGCGGCAACCAGACCCTGACCCGCATGCTCTGCGGCGAGCTGTACCAGCTCGTGCGCATGTACCGCCTGCAGTTCTCCAGCGTGCCCAATCGCCCGCGCCAGGCCTTTGCCGAGCACCACCGCATTCTCGATGCCATCGCCGACCGTGACGGTGAACTGGCCGAGCTGTTGATGCGCCGTCACATCGGCGCTTCCAAACGCAATATCGAGCGCCACTACCAGGGCGCCGTCGCCAACCCCTCCCAGACCCGAGGTGATTCATGACCCAGCTCTCCGCCGGCCAGCGTTTCCGCCAGGCCCTTGCCGAAGAAAGCCCGCTGCAGGTGATCGGTGCGATCAACGCCAACCACGCGCTGCTGGCCAAGCGTGCCGGCTACAAGGCCATCTAT from Pseudomonas tohonis includes:
- a CDS encoding inactive transglutaminase family protein — translated: MRSLTLHLKVLITLLVSLGILITAYQIFIQGIPITEDETDDLWNIDAKVEFQASPRDPIKVQMFVPPLNRDYVSLNESFISNNYGVSINRVDGNRKVTWSARRASGNQTLYYRLVLTKRYSGEKPKDKGPIFRDSIPVEGAEKIAAEALLAPIRQHSADVETFISETIKRTNNLNDDNVKLLLAGDQSTQNKAKAIELLLSIAHVPMERVHTIRLAADQPQSPELWLRSFNGENWLYFNPETGEQGLPADRLVWWTGDDNLITVDGGKKAQVTFSLNNSEMNAIRLAKLTDENTDADFLEYSLYGLPLQTQQTYQIMIMIPIGVLVILILRNLGGLQTLGTFTPVLIALAFRETQLGFGIALFTIITALGLSLRSYLEHLKLQMLPRLSVVLTFVVILIAVISLLSHKLGLERGLSVALFPMVILTMTIERLSITWEERGGGHAFKVAIGTLFAATLAHLLMTVPELTYFIFTFPAVLLIMVGFMLAMGRYRGYRLTELFRFKAFLKD
- a CDS encoding ATP-dependent zinc protease; the protein is MTLKPFALLICLLALPGLSLAADKTIYGLNEYARLSGLDLVVAAKLDTGAKTASLSARDIKRFKRDGETWVRFYLAIDDAHAHPIERPLARISKIKRRAGDYDPDEDKTYTARPVIELDVCMGSALRTIEVNLTDRSAFQYPLLIGSEALKRFDALVDPSLKYAAGQPGCATDANSAE
- a CDS encoding GntR family transcriptional regulator, translated to MLDAAEVPVTQAEDSETLSEHVFRRIQAAIVKGEIAPGSKISEPELARAYGISRGPLREAIHRLEGQKLLVRVPHVGARVVSLSHAELIELYEIRESLEGMACRLAAERMTQAEIDELRAVLETHERDEAFQAGRGYYQQEGDFDFHYRIIQGSGNQTLTRMLCGELYQLVRMYRLQFSSVPNRPRQAFAEHHRILDAIADRDGELAELLMRRHIGASKRNIERHYQGAVANPSQTRGDS